From Hydractinia symbiolongicarpus strain clone_291-10 chromosome 12, HSymV2.1, whole genome shotgun sequence, one genomic window encodes:
- the LOC130621131 gene encoding uncharacterized protein LOC130621131, with translation MLSKKFFCKFILISRNSQEENLGGTNMSDKCTTSYPDEHGVYEIVTCLLFAVAALILILIHLFCPAHKQRWAVRKDKNRHVINIDDDVTNRYVNGYTALKSDPDKPRNGILTSTKAKSSFDNNNLQSTHWNGQQNQDPRLRSSSLNVQFKLDSNSNNGFTNIGKQGPSKNSVSFQSVHRPPSYLHSHISPTMKRASSSQELTTASKRSTNSLSAYNSLPNVNQPNMAIMQKTPSFEPSGQSYYDERLSRDFEESLDEGEMQCTVSYDRARYLLILDTLAIQTTLPPGAPGFVVEVTLAPKPSEVIRSKVYVTNQPEVDITLNEPFYLKCSEFELASCSIIITVKPVLSSMIFFAETDLNSLDLLRNGEMYLGGFLKGIYTNMLS, from the exons ATGTtgtcaaaaaaattcttttgcaaatttattttaatttcaagaaactcacaagaagaaaatcttggCGGTACAAACATGAGCGATAAATGTACGACTTCTTATCCAGACG AGCATGGCGTATACGAAATTGTAACATGTCTTTTATTTGCTGTGGCTGCTCTCATCCTCATTCTCATCCACTTATTTTGTCCTGCGCATAAACAGAGATGGGCAGTaagaaaagataaaaacagGCACGTGATTAATATTGATGATGACGTCACAAATAGGTACGTCAATGGATACACCGCTCTTAAATCCGATCCTGATAAACCGCGAAACGGGATACTTACATCAACAAAAGCGAAATCCAGCTTTGATAACAACAACTTGCAGTCAACACATTGGAACGGCCAACAAAACCAGGACCCACGACTCAGGTCATCTTCACTCAACGTCCAGTTTAAGCTTGACAGTAACAGCAACAATGGTTTTACAAACATAGGGAAGCAG ggTCCTAGTAAAAACTCTGTTAGTTTCCAGTCTGTTCATCGTCCACCATCATACCTTCACAGTCACATCAGTCCTACTATGAAGCGAGCGTCAAGCAGTCAGGAGTTAACCACGGCTTCCAAACGAAGCACAAATTCTTTAAGCGCTTATAACAGTCTGCCCAATGTTAATCAACCGAACATGGCCATCATGCAAAAGACACCATCATTTGAACCGAGTGGTCAGTCATACTACGACGAGAGATTAAGCCGG gaTTTTGAAGAAAGCCTTGACGAGGGTGAGATGCAATGCACAGTTAGTTATGATCGAGCAAG gtatttacTTATTTTGGATACACTAGCCATCCAAACAACCTTGCCACCTGGGGCACCTGGATTTGTTGTCGAAGTGACTTTAGCACCAAAACCTTCCGAAGTTATCCGTTCTAAAGTGTACGTTACAAATCAACCCGAGGTCGATATCACTTTGAATGAGCCCTTCTACCTAAAATGTAGTGAGTTTGAACTTGCAAGTTGTTCCATAATAATCACCGTGAAACCTGTGTTAAGTTCGATGATATTTTTTGCCGAAACCGACCTCAACAGTTTGGATTTATTGCGAAATGGAGAAATGTATCTGGGCGGCTTTCTGAAAGGAATCTATACAAACATGTTGTCCTAA